One region of Danio aesculapii chromosome 7, fDanAes4.1, whole genome shotgun sequence genomic DNA includes:
- the dnaja2a gene encoding LOW QUALITY PROTEIN: dnaJ homolog subfamily A member 2a (The sequence of the model RefSeq protein was modified relative to this genomic sequence to represent the inferred CDS: inserted 1 base in 1 codon): MSNVADTKLYDILGVSPSASENELKKAYRKLAKEYHPDKNPNAGDKFKEISFAYEVLTNPEKRDMYDRYGEQGLREGGCGGGGMDDIFSHIFGGGLXGFMGGQGRSRNGGRRRGEDMVHPLKVSLEDLYNGKTTKLQLSKNVLCSTCNGQGGKSGAVQKCTACRGRGMRIMIRQLGPGMVQQMQSVCTDCNGEGEVISEKDRCKKCEGKKVIKEVKILEVHVDKGMKHGQKITFGGEADQSPGIEPGDIVLVLQEKEHEGFHNS, encoded by the exons ATGTCCAACGTCGCCGATACCAAACTATACGACATTCTCGGGGTCTCCCCTTCGGCCTCCGAGAACGAATTGAAAAAG GCTTATCGCAAATTAGCAAAGGAATATCATCCTGACAAAAACCCAAATGCCGGAGACAAG TTCAAAGAGATTAGCTTTGCCTATGAAGTACTTACAAATCCAGAGAAGAGGGATATGTATGACCGCTATGGGGAACAGGGTCTGCGAGAAGGTGGCTGTGGTGGAGGTGGGATGGATGACATCTTTTCCCACATCTTTGGCGGTGGTC TTGGTTTCATGGGTGGACAAGGCAGGAGCAGGAACGGAGGGCGGCGGAGAGGGGAAGATATGGTTCACCCACTGAA GGTGTCTCTTGAAGACTTGTACAATGGAAAAACAACCAAATTACAGCTGAGCAAGAATGTTCTATGTAGCACTTGTAATGG TCAAGGTGGGAAGTCTGGTGCGGTCCAGAAGTGCACAGCCTGCAGAGGGCGTGGCATGCGTATTATGATCAGACAGCTGGGTCCTGGAATGGTCCAACAGATGCAGTCAGTGTGCACTGACTGTAATGGTGAAG GTGAGGTGATCAGTGAAAAGGATCGCTGCAAAAAGTGTGAGGGGAAGAAGGTGATTAAAGAGGTGAAGATTCTGGAAGTGCATGTTGATAAAGGCATGAAGCATGGACAGAAGATTACTTTCGGAGGAGAGGCTGACCAGTCACCTGGAATAGAACCTGGAGACATTGTTCTGGTCCTGCAGGAGAAAGAGCATGAG GGTTTTCACAATTCTTGA